The Poecilia reticulata strain Guanapo linkage group LG10, Guppy_female_1.0+MT, whole genome shotgun sequence sequence ATTTATGTCAGTCAGTGAAAAATGgctgtccttttgttttttttgtttttttacagtatatGTAATTATGTAGTTGTATTTGTATCTCTACATGAAAACTGTAAATACGGACTAAAGAGTTCTTTTAAAGGCCAACggagtttattattcaaaaatcagttgaaaaacaacaaccactgatacaaaatgcataaaaattcCTAATcatttaagattaatttaaattgaCAATGCGGAagacaataaataattaaaaggtCAAACTGATGCAGTTGGTTTACAACATTATGATTTactgttaatttgtttttttttctgggtgcCTGTAAACCACGTCTTAAGCTGCTACCTTGTTTAGCAAACCTCATACCACCAACAACAACATTACTTACAGGATAATAATGTATATAAGTGTCTTGATATTACACTGCATGTGATTAATGTTCAGTAAACATGCATTTAAAGGCAAACTCTTTACTTTTGGTTTGTTGTACATCTGAAGTTAAGTGACTGATCACATTTGTTCAATAACGACGCCTGCTGTGTTCTCAAGCTAACCATTCTATAAGTAAAAATGTCGGACTATatctttaacaaatatgtaacagCATTGCAATGAGCACAAATTCCCATAAAAGTCAACAAGAACAAAaggcagttttttgtttttgtttttttaaaccagcaCCATAATCTGCATAAGACTTGAAGAACATGAGAAATATTCACCAAAGCTTCTTGGCAGTAGTGACATTAGTTTGCAATGTTGGACATAACAGAGGCAGCATGTTGCTTTCATCAAGGCAGGTGTGCTACAATGATTTAAAGAGATCAATcagtattttttaagttaggtTGTTATAAGCAGTTCACATTTGACATGCAGAACatcattttctttgcatttcattCATAACAAATCAAGATTAATTGGTCCCAGAGGTCGGAGACACGTTGGTTcaagaataaatcaaaatttttatgttttacaactgaaatgacaaaaaataaatgttttatgtttcattcaTCAACCATGTTTGCATTGGGTGGTTATATACATAGAAACTGATGATTATTTACACAGGAACTGGCTGTAGGAGGTGGTGCTCCACCAATAAACAGATACTTTGAACAAGACATTTAGCATTGCCAGTCAGAATAACTGCAGAAAACTAAAGGAAGTgtaaaaaacccccacaaaaaataacagtaaaattacattcattttaattgcaagTGAATGTTGTTTCACTCGCAGTTGAAATAACATTCACTAGTAGACTTTCCTATCcaagagttactttgttgagaAATACTTTCAACATTTAATTCTCTGTAGAAGTTACACACAGGAAGTTACACTGCCTCCAACCTCAGTTTCCTGTGAAATCAGCTTTCTTGCAAATAACGGCTCTAACACAGTCACAGGTCCCAGAGTAATTTTAACTGAGATCTGGAACACCTGAGTTTTACTCTGACGAATCAGAATTTCTTCTGTCAGAAAGGCCTAGACTTGAAAAACCTGCTAAAACTTGACATAATCAGAAGAACAAAGTCTTTTATCATAGGTGCACTTAATGAGAAGTAGGGTTTACGCAGAATAAGTTTCAGCATCCACGTTCAGGAGGATCCTTTCTGTTGTCTGTCGTAAATAGCTGTGGTGATTCCCCACGTAATGCATGACCTCAGGATAACAAGACTCCCCCCTCGATACAACAAAACCAAGCTGTGATTCCGAGATTTCCACAGCTGCCTCCAACATGCAGTGACACCCTTAACCTCTCCTCCCACCTGTGCTTGCATGTTTGCTACCAGCACAGACAGAGGGTACAGAGTCAAGCTGATTACCATCGAGGTCACCGTTCCTGAGACGAATGAAGAGACCACGGGAGAGAGTCCCTGTCCAGCCACAACGGCACACACAGGCCCCTTCAGGCCAAAATACAGGGAGCTGCCGAAGGCGTTGCGGGCTGCGATGGGCAGGAAGGCTCTGTAATAACCCTGGCTAATCCTTTCTACCTTCAACTTCATGAGAACACTCCTCAAGGACGGCAGATGCTTGTCATTGTGGCCGTTCTGCAGCACATTCTGAACTCGCTCGAATGGGGTGAAGACCACGGCTTCCACAACACCTGCCCCAAATCCAGCCAGAGCTGGCAGGGCAGCAGCAGAGGTGGTGGTTGACAATGAAAGATGACGGAGGAGTGTGTCCTGCAGGCCGAAGAGGAGCGTGCCGTTCAGGGTCCTCATCAGGAGCGGTGGAGCCACGCCCCGATAGAGCTTGAGAGGGCCCTCTTTGTAGAGCTGTCCCACCGCCTGGTGCACCGGGGCGTTGTGGATCTGCTGACGGAAAATGGTCTTGTAGACGGGAAAGACAAAAACGGTGGGGAGCGTTGACAGCAAGCTGGAGGTTCCTCCGTGTAAGTAGCTTTGAAGGCGAATGATTGTGTTCTGAGGGCCTCCGTCCTCTTGTTCGTGATCAGGGCTTCCTGCCATCCCAGAGCTTGGAAAATTAAATTTGCAAACCGTGTTAGTCTTGCACTGATATGAGACGAGCTCAGCAGAGAACACGATGTTTGTACATCgattctataaaataaaatccaatattaaaaaaaaaaaaaacataaagaagcaATTGGGACACATTTTTTGTCATCTCAAATAAACACTCTTATTAATAATTTAGACATTGTGATTCCCTGGGTCAAAGATATTATATATAACATAGAGGCCCATTTATTCCACTCACAGCCCATTAGACTGGACGAGATTCATTTTAGCACCACAAATCATGTAGCAAGGAGTGGCACCAAAGGGGTCAAGTCTCCATAACAAGCCTTGCATCCTGTCAATTGCCAAGAAGTATAACAGGCATGCACTCAGCAGTGATGATTCTTACTTATCAGGAATAAAGACATTTGTAGAAATACACTACATCTATAAGTTACTCTTTAGAAAAGATCAATTGTATTTCTCattctagtattttttttttcccttaaattCTAGAATTAAAAGGCTTAAAATCTTTGGAACTGTCAGTTTGCTGTATTTTCCATGCAGAAGTGAAACTTGTATGGTTACAGAAGTAGTTTCCAAACTTGGTTTTCAAGCCCCTTGACCTACATATCTTAGACACAATTCCTCTGCATGTCATCTAGTGCTGCTGAAGCCTCTTAATCACCCTATCATTAAAGTTAGGTGTGTGGCAGCAAGTCAGGAGACGCATAAGTCATGAAGGAGAAGAGAAGATTGAAGACCAGGCCTGGGAACAACTGGGTTAGAGAGAACAACTGGTTCTAGCCCAGCTTCCGCCTGAATTCACCCCTGGTGATGAGTGTCCccctttcctgtttttttcaattgattctgttagtttttaaatcaatctaaacacttattttaaacagtaaatatCGTTAAAGGCAACGTGCAATACAGAAACGTATTTAAAGATTTTGAATAGtggggaaaagaaagaagaagaaaaaacaaacccatcACGTTAAGTTGCATGTCATGTGTATGAAACGAAactgctttaatgttttatgaacGCGCTCACAGTCGTCAAGTCACACAAAAGATGGTAGTGGCTAAATGTGGTCTCCATTAAATCCTgcaccgtttttatttttatttttaaattaaggcCGCACAAACGTCTGTTTCACTTCCAGTGGACGACACAATGGACgaatttaatatttcagcatttgaaaacagaaaagagactTACCGTTTCTATATGAGGCGCGGCTTTGAAAATAACAGGCTGCTGGAGGTTAATCCGCCGGTGCCTCTGATCCGCCCACCTCGATTTACGGATTGGTTACGTCACCAATCAGTCAACTACATCATCGCGTAATTCACCACAGTGAGACACAAGATTTGTGTTAATCTAAACCTTTTTGCTTTagacattttacataataacGGTGCTGACAAACTATTAATGCAATCTAAACGATAAATTACCAGCAGCCTCGTTTAAGAGCTCTATAAAATAATGCCTAATATATGGCCGGCCATTTAAGCATAAAATCGACTTCACCATACTTACACTCTTGATGTCCGATGACTAgacatatttgttatttttaacgACACATAATGCCTGTTTGAGTAATTCTTCATTATAGTATAAATTATGTCAGGTTTAGTTGCAGTCCTATGGAGTCTTCGATTCAAGATTTACAATAAATTACAGTCTATCTGTGAATTACTGgtatataaattaaattatgactaAAGAAAACTTGAGATATCTCCTTTTTATTCTGACTAGTCATAATTCTAATTAGAGATATCTTAGATTTGACTAAAGGAAATGAAATTGCAGatatattaaaagcaaaaaaaaaaaaaaatgattaggTGAAACTGACTTAGAGATAAATATaccaaaaatagatttttgataATCCATCATTTTCAGATTGGGAATGGGTTGACAGTATAGCAGCTTTTCAAACTCGTGCAATGAGTACAATGTGTCTGTCGGGAAAGAATGCATAGAAAATTCTTTGCAGATTTTAAGGTTCAGGAAGTTTGCATTCTCTGCATATTCCAAACTAATGACTTCTTTCTACATTGTGTGGCATTGTCTGACAGTTTTGTGCACACCCATGATTCTGCAGGCAGCCATTTGTACAGCTCATACGCAGGGAGGCTTATGCACAATTTCTTCATTCAGACatctaaaaattttattttgactacTACGTTTGATATATCTTGAATTGTGATTGCAGATGTAGGTGACGTTTCCAATGATGTCATTTGTGATAACTTGAAAGGCATCTCGACTCATCTAGTGTTTAGATAATAGTTGTGCTTATGGAATGAAGATTAACACAGTTTAACTTCCTGTATGTCTGTCTGAAACAGAACgttacaaaagaaaagaacaattttcacttttgcaCATGGCAAGCACAAAttgagagagaggaaaaagaagcattttgtcagaaaataGGCCTGGTTAATCAGAGAAAGCCTTCTGACCTTGCCATACCTGCATGAAGCTCCTGTGTTTGGAGTATAAACATACTTTCCACGATGAATGCAGGCAAGAGCTCACtccatctatttttttcccatccCAACCATGAATTTGCAAAGCTTTTAGCTCAAAAGCCTGATAcactttttcttcatgtttgcaAATCTGCACTGACAGAACAGCGTTTGCGGCTGttacacaagaaaaacagaaaaatctcagCTGGTTCGAAAACTTTTGCAATGTGATGCAAAGTAAGCTCCATCTCTCATCACTGACTAACTTAGTATAAAAGAGAAGAccagagatttatttttggcatattcaaatttattgagaATGCATCCCTCAAACACTTGGTGCATTCCCTTTTTCTACtgtaaaagaacacaaaaactTGAGTTTTGCACATtaatgacaactttttttccttccagacgtacaaaacaaaacaaaagcacaaaaatagcAGGTGAAGATTTCTGAAGGAAGCTCCAGCCCGCAGAGACCCCAAGCTAAAAACCTTCTTTATCTTCATTttagactcaaaaaaaaagattaaaaattaaactttggaGACACTGGGCATTCCCCACTCAATGAGGGCACCTCAAGAGTTGAAAGAAACATCCTAAAAAGATCTCGTTTTCAGCCTGCTAAGACACCTGAAAACAGTTCATCAGTGAGAAAACTAAAAGCAAAGGGAGAAGAAAAGGGAGAATAGTAGAAGACTTGGGAGGGGAATTCAATTTCATTTCAGACTTTTGAGGCACTCTTGGTTGAGTGGAGCTTCAGTGGCACTGTAAACTAGTTAAATGCACATTCAAATGGAGTAACTGTAATCCATTCGAGCAACAGAGAAACTACACTCATTCATTGTAACAGAAAGCACAATGTAACAGCTTTATATAACAGACGCTTCTCCTGAGCACTGGAACCTGCCGGGGATATTTATAGAAGCTCTTTGACAACAAAGTGACACGACGATCAGGAGAAAACCATGAGTTAAATGCActgagagagaaacacaaagttcaCAGTGGATAAATACTTCATTTACCCATACACATAAATAAGCCTGTCTAAAACTGGTAGGTTGCGCTTGCGTCGGCTCCCTGAACATCAAGGGGTGCCACTTAAAGGGTGGAGGGTGGCGAATGAAGCGGGCGGGTGGACGGGGGTGGGGGCTGCATTAGTAAAAGACATGACGGCTGATTCATTCATTGGTTGTTTTCAACGTCGTTAATTAGCAGAACAGCTCTGTTAATGGTAGTGTTTGGGGGCATTCCCTCTTCTCGTATTTGGTATTTACTGAGCACAGATGACGGCGTTGCTACAGGGGGACGTGGCTGAAAAGGTAAGACACGGATTCCCCGTTGTGAGTTCTGCGAATGGCCTCTGCTAGAATCATGGAGATGTCTATCAcctggaggaagaaaagaaacgcATTGCCAGAGCTGGATTGCACAAACTGTCCATCAAACTCAAGTGTCTGAATCACAAACgtctattaaaaaataaaatccccttgcgctatctttttttaaaaattttttatctcAAACCTGTATTTTGGGACAATGCTTCATCTTCTCCTCCTGAGGGATTGTGTTGGTGACGACAACGGCTTCAAAACAGGCGTTGTTGATGCGTGAAATAGCTGGACCAGAAAAGATGCCGTGGGTCAGGATGGCATAAACCTTTGTGGCACCAGCAGAGATGAGTCTAGAGTGAAAGAAAGAGCACAGGGCattgctgaaaacaaatgcagttcTCCCTGAGCTTAATTAACCAAGGCCTAAGCCTCCTGTAGGGCTGCACACTTTCTTCTGGGttcctccacattttttttcatgtcaaaatgtCACACTTTATCTAATCAGacacaatttttttatgtgttttaaaggaTAATTACAAAACTGTATTATGGGTGGGATGAATGGAAGATATGAATGAATACATGAATGACAGGAGGAAAAGATGAATGACAGTAGAACACAGAACAGACAAAGAAATGAACAGTTgaagagatggatggatgaacagacaaaacaaataaaaggtcatggatggatggatggatgcaagTTTTAGAGCGTGTTACAcctaataaaatcagaaaacaaatatttttaaaaatattttattttcattttccatgCATATACAGACGTGGAAAATGATCCCAGAGTATATTGCAGACTAAATAGGAGCAAGGTTTACTTAAAAAGCAATGTGACGCAACTTACTTATCGGCAGCATGGCAGATTGTCCCACAGGTGTCAGCCATGTCATCCACCAGAATCGCAACGCGATCCCTCACATCTCCGACAAGGACCATACGGTCGACCTCGTTTGCCTTTTTCCTCTCCTTGTGAATTAGAGCAAAGTCCACATTCAACCTGTCCGCAATCGAGGTGACCCTGCAGAGGGAGGACACAGAGTTCACAAGCTGAAGGTAATCACTTCAAATGGCATGTTAGGGTGGTAtgttatgtcaaaaaaaaaaaaaaaaaattgctcatCTGGAGAATattctttcaaaaaaacaaacaaaaagaaaacactgaagctAAACCTGGCATACCTCTTAGCTCCTCCTGCATCAGGTGACACAATGATGCAATTTTTCCATTCAAGGATATTCTCCTTGATCCATTTCAAGACAGCTGGCTCTGCGTACAAGTTATCCACAGGGATATCAAAGAATCCCtggaaaaagataaataaacacTCTGGTCAGTTCTCGTGGATTTACTTCTCACTCTGCTGACAACTACGCAAATTCAAGGCAATGCAAATCAAATTTTGATTAGCATTGCCTTGAATTTGCATAGTGCAACATGTGCCAAGCCAAAAGGTACCATCAGTACCCTTAAGGCTATTTATGGAAAATGTCTCATTTAAGTGCGTTTTCTAGCAtgactgcagagagagagagagaaaaaaaactttatcaaccaaattttgaacaaattttatGCTACATTAACAAATATGTGCTCTGTTTCACCATGACCATCGGAGTCAAACAGGAAAGACAGGACAGGTGAAGAACTTCACCTGACACCAAGTCGTTATGGTTTCTAACTAAAATGAAGCCATGTTACACTSTTTATTTTACTTAGAAGTAAAAATGGGCAGAAGTCAACAAAAACGCCCTCATATAAATGAGGCTAGGACAGAAGTGTCGCGAGAACCTGMAGTTTAGAAGTAAAACTAGCTGTGCCACGATTACTgctaaaataaaagagaaaaaagcaagACATAAACAGGCAcagaaagtcaaaaacaaaaacagctaaaacactgaataaaatccagttaGGCTAGTCATGTTTCAAGCTCCTGTAACCCACCTGTATCTGTGAGGCATGCAAGTCCATTGTGATGATATGGTCTGCGCCCGACACAGACAACATGTTGGCCACCAGCTTGGCAGAGATAGGAGCCCGGCTCTGCAATGAAAACAGATCTCCTCAGTcacatggaataaaaaaaaaaaaaaatctagcagGCATGGctcatttctaaaaataacacTCAGCACCAGACTTCAGTCGTACCAATAAAAGGATAAAATCTATAAAAGTCTACACTAAATGCAGGAAAATGATACTTACTTAATGTTAATAAGTATTACTTACTTATTAAGTAAGTAATATTTACTCAATAACATAATCCATCATTAGcttacaaacagaaataaactgttaaacTACATCAATTGGTTTGatgaaaacttaaaactgattcactttataatttaataaaaaataaatccactttttgattttattcaaataaagcGACACGCGTGYGTACATGCACTGTGCATTCCACTCATGCGATGTGATTTAAAGGCTGAAATAATAGTGAAcatgaacaaatgaaagaaagcGGGAACTAAGCAGTGCAATCGGAATGAGCTGCTGACATCAGGcaaaactgaaagtaaatgCGCCACAAGGGCTGACTGTGGGTGGACATGTCTGTGGGCTTCTTGTCATGATTCAGGGTGGCAAATGGCATGACAGAAGTAAGTAGACAAATATCCCTCACCCCCACCTTGTCCTTCTTGTCCTGGCGCGCATAAGGAAARCAGGGGATGACAGCTGAGACCCTGGAGGCCGAGGCAATCTTGCAGGCATTGATCATAATCAGCAGCTCCATCAAATTGTCATTGATCTCCCCACAGCCACTTTGGACAATGTACACGTCTTCCCCTCGGACGCTCTCYCCGATCTCCACGCTACCAGAGGRAGAGAAGTGAGTAAACAAACAGCACTTTGAGCCAAGCAAGCAGGACATATGAAACCGAAGAAACAATGGCTTGTGTCCCCATGTGGTTTGGCCTGATCAACGGTTACAGTGACGATAAGACAAGTATGAAGACTCATGTGACACTACTCTTTTGGTAGTGTCACATGAGTCTTTAAACTATTTGAATGCTTGGGGTCTACACACTTGTCCATTAGACAAGTTATTGTGAGTTCTGAAGCATGCGTGGACTACAAGTTCCTGAAAACACTGCGCGGCAATTTTCACCGTGATACGGCTTCTCATAAACAGCTAACAAACCGCTAGGTTACGACATTTAATCGTAATTAGCATTTCTAACacagcgtaaaaaaaaaagaagaagcttaCCATGTTTCTTGGTTGCTAAATTTCTTGGTGACAACCTTTCCCAGTTCAAGACCGAGACGATCTGCTATTTTCTGAGAAAGATCCGGATGGGAGCTGCCGCTAAAAATCTTAATATTCGGCATTTTGTTGCGTCGCTTGGGTCGTCGTTCGACACCGGGCGGGTTGCGGCAGCGAGAAGCTTGTCGAGTCAGGGGCAACAACTACAAATATATCAACAGTTGATAAGCTACTCTTTACCGAGCCGTGCAGAGTTTTCCTACCTATCCTCCATTATGTCCCACACCTCGCGCGTGCAGCTCATTGTCGAAGGGGGCGCGCACGCTGCTTTCGCTTACGCTGTGCCGCGATTACGTCATCMTGGACAAGGGAACTGAAAAGGATATCGAGCGCGAGCGAGGTCACTGAAAGCTGTTGACTgaggaaacatgaaaaagacACTATAAATCCTGTCAGTATGCAGCTGTTATGGATTAAactattcttatttttattttatttatttatttatttgcttaaattCTATGCGgtatttttataatttgtaaGATCCACAGAATTAAAAGTCATGATTTTAACATTGCTATTAAAGWATGCTGAAGGTTGCCCTTTTTGATCCACTTTTTATAAACCGATCTATAAAACTGGTGTTTCTTTCAATGGCCTGGCTTCTCAATATGGAACACACCCCTTTGTGCTCTGTTTCTAAATACAGCTCAGGAATCTGGGGACTGGCTTGGTGTTCCCATATCTACACTGTGACCTTATGGGGTTGAAGTAAATTGGTTTTTATCAAGCTAGCTGATGCCTATGAAACtacaaaatacacataaaataataaactgatgTGCTTTGTGCAGTGCACTGCAGCAATATTAAAACAGTGTGACTTTTCTCAAAAAGTCATATTACTACAACAAAATTCAGtgtgtttcatttaaattttatgtgaCTGACTCAATACAAAGTAGTACAGAACTGTGGAATGAAAGGAAAGGACACataaaaaagtgtgtgtgcttttgttttRTGCTCCCTTTTTATGGCCATACCACATGATAAAATCCAGGCAATCCCCTAGTTATACCTAGTTAATAATCTGCATGTGATTTAATCTAAATTTTAAATactgttctgtgaagaccttAGAGGtctgaagcagcaaagagggCCATAGTAATTCTGGAGCAGTTGCACAGATCCATAGCTAAGGTGGGAGTATCCTTTGACAAGACAATTATTTTCCTTGCAGCTCATAGATCCAGGCTGGAATGAATAAAGCAAGCTAACATTAAACAaatgaagtgaaacaaaaagttcCAACCTTAAGACTATAAAAAATTTGTGAATGATAATTTAAATCCTAGTACGTGTAAGGATGAACACAAATTAACACATGGCCTATAAAGGGTGGCAATGGTGCAACATTTTAttggacattttaatattagGAGAGGGGGTATAAATCTTATCCTGTCTGCATCATGTTGAYCTTCTGTGGATtagagatataaaaaaataaaataaaatacaaatctgtGCACCAATatacttaatttaaaaatgattgaagGTGTGTTTTATAATTATSTCATTATAAAAAACATGGTAAAAGCCCTAAGTTATTATTTACATTCAGGCATGTGATGATGTAAGCCTCTGACAGCCTCtgtgaagacattttatttaaaaattgtatgTGAACATTTATCATTTGTATAGTctaaaagttttgatttattagGTAATTTCTTCTCTATCTTTGTGTTACACtaaggttttaattaaaattttatatgtatgttttttaacatcaacatttctTTTGTGGATTATACTTAAAAGTATACAACAAYGCAAACACCTTGGTAAAGTTTCAATATAATGCACTGAGAATTGCTAAGTAGGAACACTCGGATACTGTTACTAGGTACTTTTTCTCACATCACCTCAAGAAAGTGGTTAGCATACTGTAAAActtggttttaaaattttaagcaataaaaccAACAACACAATATATAAACATTACTACCAGCTTGCAATTGAACATATTAATTTACACTTTTAAGTCAACATCACTTTTTGCCCAAGAGAAACGAGGTATGTTTCTTTGTTGTCAATCTTTCATTTGTTAACGGTTGCGCCAACACAAATCGcatattaaattaaacttgGCTCATTCAATGGCATTTCCAAATTCTTTGAAATAGTTTATATAATATTCTTTATTGCTCTTAAAACATGAAGTAACTTTGTACACAGACAAAAGACCACAGTGTCGACAAGATCATTGACAGTGAATTAAGACAGGAATGAATAAgtgtacaaaagaaaaacaaaagaccaaGTCATGGTGGTCRTCATTATGTGAATGAAACACAGACTGATCAACTGAGCACAGCGCTGGTCATTTCACTCCTTCGCcaatttgtacttttttgtcGACCTTTTGRGTATGAAAAGGAGCTATCTAGAGACTGTTATGTAGCCTCTAGGGGTTACATAACAGCTGTGCATCAATTCATACTGTCCTTGGTGTCTTTATGACAACcaatagtttaaaataacataatcTTAACTACAATTAACCCACTATAAGAAAATCTTGTGACTCATAAACATTTMMGAGCAGATGATCACTGAAAGTCATTTTGCTTTGACTAGAGATCTTCATTGGACAATATTCAAAGAGTCAACTGGCCCAAACTGGGACTGCAATCACATTAAATGG is a genomic window containing:
- the LOC103471177 gene encoding solute carrier family 25 member 53-like, which codes for MAGSPDHEQEDGGPQNTIIRLQSYLHGGTSSLLSTLPTVFVFPVYKTIFRQQIHNAPVHQAVGQLYKEGPLKLYRGVAPPLLMRTLNGTLLFGLQDTLLRHLSLSTTTSAAALPALAGFGAGVVEAVVFTPFERVQNVLQNGHNDKHLPSLRSVLMKLKVERISQGYYRAFLPIAARNAFGSSLYFGLKGPVCAVVAGQGLSPVVSSFVSGTVTSMVISLTLYPLSVLVANMQAQVGGEVKGVTACWRQLWKSRNHSLVLLYRGGSLVILRSCITWGITTAIYDRQQKGSS
- the prps1b gene encoding ribose-phosphate pyrophosphokinase 1 isoform X1, whose product is MPNIKIFSGSSHPDLSQKIADRLGLELGKVVTKKFSNQETCVEIGESVRGEDVYIVQSGCGEINDNLMELLIMINACKIASASRVSAVIPCFPYARQDKKDKVGSRAPISAKLVANMLSVSGADHIITMDLHASQIQGFFDIPVDNLYAEPAVLKWIKENILEWKNCIIVSPDAGGAKRVTSIADRLNVDFALIHKERKKANEVDRMVLVGDVRDRVAILVDDMADTCGTICHAADKLISAGATKVYAILTHGIFSGPAISRINNACFEAVVVTNTIPQEEKMKHCPKIQVIDISMILAEAIRRTHNGESVSYLFSHVPL
- the prps1b gene encoding ribose-phosphate pyrophosphokinase 1 isoform X2, with the translated sequence MPNIKIFSGSSHPDLSQKIADRLGLELGKVVTKKFSNQETCVEIGESVRGEDVYIVQSGCGEINDNLMELLIMINACKIASASRVSAVIPCFPYARQDKKDKSRAPISAKLVANMLSVSGADHIITMDLHASQIQGFFDIPVDNLYAEPAVLKWIKENILEWKNCIIVSPDAGGAKRVTSIADRLNVDFALIHKERKKANEVDRMVLVGDVRDRVAILVDDMADTCGTICHAADKLISAGATKVYAILTHGIFSGPAISRINNACFEAVVVTNTIPQEEKMKHCPKIQVIDISMILAEAIRRTHNGESVSYLFSHVPL